Proteins from a genomic interval of Rhodothermus marinus:
- a CDS encoding putative nucleotidyltransferase substrate binding domain-containing protein — MEGETVSLDHLEELLDDSPPFNVLSGAERRQLFDEALLAFYEPGTEILAQGVVPAHPRYLYLVVSGAVQLTDTESGRLIDRCDEGAVFGHYALLREGPLPYEARAIEPTQCVLIPEAAFFRVYRSNRAFAAFFDNDLAAFSARLRREQADAVGASLLLNTPLRTLVRRPPVGCAPETPVQEAARIMRAERIGSILVMDADRRPVGILTNSDLRDKVVAEGRLPDMPVEALMSAPPVTIAADAPILEGLVLMARHGFHHLVLTEDGTAASPVVGVISGQDIAHARGHDPVATIKRIEQADSLTVLAALREETFVLLRQLRHQGVPAVDLLRISTELSDRVAVRVLELVEAQLREERPDQTPELPWVWMALGSEGRREMSFKADQDNALIYADPHDETRARRAEEWFGELARRANDALEQVGFPRCPADMMASNPRWRQALRGWKRTFRRWIFEPDEKALLHASIFFDLRALYGAGELVEQLKDDLQQALQEERGFLPFMMRNALRNRPPLSFFRRFVLDRSGEQRPGFDIKLRGLMPIVDLARILALEAGYLRTTGTLDRLQAAAERIPEVRQTCQNLQEAYRLLTEVRLDHQLRQIEGGQPPDNHIVPEQLSGVQRKMLKIVFSMIQEAQEALAMRYGAHMIRM; from the coding sequence CGGAGCGGTGCAGCTGACGGACACCGAAAGCGGGCGGCTGATCGACCGCTGCGACGAGGGGGCCGTGTTCGGGCACTACGCATTGCTGCGCGAAGGACCGCTGCCCTACGAGGCGCGGGCCATCGAGCCCACCCAGTGCGTGCTGATTCCGGAGGCGGCCTTTTTCCGGGTGTATCGTTCCAATCGTGCCTTTGCCGCTTTTTTTGACAATGATCTGGCCGCGTTTTCCGCACGGCTACGTCGCGAGCAGGCCGATGCGGTGGGGGCGTCGCTGCTCCTGAACACGCCGTTGCGAACGCTGGTCCGGCGTCCACCTGTCGGATGTGCGCCCGAAACACCGGTGCAGGAAGCCGCCCGGATCATGCGGGCCGAGCGGATCGGTTCCATTCTGGTGATGGATGCCGATCGGCGTCCTGTGGGTATTCTGACCAACAGCGACCTGCGCGACAAGGTGGTAGCCGAAGGGCGCCTGCCCGACATGCCCGTCGAGGCGCTGATGAGTGCGCCGCCGGTAACGATTGCCGCCGACGCCCCCATTCTGGAGGGGCTGGTGCTGATGGCGCGGCACGGGTTTCATCACCTGGTGCTCACTGAAGACGGCACGGCCGCCAGCCCGGTGGTGGGCGTCATCTCCGGGCAGGACATTGCGCACGCCCGCGGGCACGACCCGGTGGCTACCATCAAGCGCATCGAGCAGGCCGACTCGCTGACCGTGCTGGCAGCGCTGCGTGAGGAGACGTTCGTGCTGTTGCGCCAGCTCCGGCACCAGGGCGTTCCGGCCGTCGATCTGCTGCGCATCAGCACGGAGCTGAGCGACCGGGTGGCGGTGCGCGTGCTGGAGCTTGTCGAAGCGCAACTGCGGGAAGAACGGCCCGACCAGACGCCGGAGCTGCCGTGGGTCTGGATGGCGCTGGGCAGCGAAGGGCGCCGGGAAATGAGTTTCAAGGCGGATCAGGACAACGCGCTCATCTATGCGGATCCGCACGACGAAACGCGGGCACGTCGGGCCGAGGAGTGGTTCGGCGAGCTGGCGCGCCGGGCCAACGACGCGCTGGAGCAGGTGGGCTTCCCGCGCTGTCCGGCCGACATGATGGCCTCCAATCCCCGATGGCGGCAGGCGCTCAGGGGATGGAAGCGCACGTTCCGGCGCTGGATCTTTGAACCTGACGAAAAGGCGCTGTTGCACGCTTCGATCTTTTTCGACCTGCGGGCCCTCTACGGCGCCGGTGAGCTGGTCGAGCAGCTCAAGGACGATCTGCAACAGGCGCTGCAGGAAGAACGTGGCTTTCTGCCGTTCATGATGCGCAATGCGCTGCGCAACCGGCCGCCGCTTTCGTTTTTCCGACGTTTTGTGCTGGATCGTTCCGGCGAGCAGCGCCCCGGCTTCGACATCAAGCTGCGCGGGCTGATGCCCATCGTCGATCTGGCCCGAATTCTGGCGCTGGAAGCCGGTTACCTGCGCACGACCGGAACGCTCGACCGACTCCAGGCGGCCGCCGAGCGGATCCCCGAGGTTCGCCAGACCTGCCAGAATCTGCAGGAAGCCTATCGCCTGCTGACCGAGGTGCGGCTGGATCATCAGCTGCGCCAGATCGAAGGGGGGCAGCCGCCCGATAACCACATCGTGCCCGAGCAGCTCAGCGGCGTGCAGCGCAAAATGCTCAAAATCGTCTTTTCGATGATTCAGGAGGCGCAGGAAGCGCTTGCCATGCGCTACGGGGCCCACATGATTCGCATGTGA
- a CDS encoding sodium-dependent transporter, which translates to MATPGAERGQWGSRVGFILAAAGSAVGLGNIWRFPYVTGQSGGAAFVVIYLACVALVCLPYLFAELVLGRHTQKNPLGAIRTIRPGSPWVLVGGLCVLTGVFILSYYAVIAGWTFGYIFKNLLFAHLDFGHFIASPWIVIPLFALFLGLTMLVVFGGVEEGIERWSKVLMPLLIGLMIVLIVRSVTLPGAEKGLAFYLKPDFSKVTGEVVVAALGQAFFSLSLGMGAMITYGSYLSRHEDVVVAGSYVALFDTLIALMAGFMIFPAVFATGHDPASGPALVFIVLPEIFQALPLGNLIGALFFLLLSIAALTSTVSLLEVVVAYFVDERRWSRKKSVWTVGALTFLIGLPSALSQGTVAGLSNMDWLFGADGLLGQHDFLSIMDAIWGNLALALGALLISIFVGWVWGADRAAEELRQGSRVGPGLVRVWQFFIRYVCPVVIFIILLNVFRGYLG; encoded by the coding sequence ATGGCCACACCGGGTGCAGAGCGGGGCCAGTGGGGCTCCCGCGTGGGCTTCATTCTGGCGGCCGCCGGCTCGGCCGTCGGGCTCGGCAACATCTGGCGCTTCCCCTATGTCACCGGTCAGAGCGGCGGGGCCGCATTTGTTGTGATTTATCTGGCCTGCGTGGCGCTGGTCTGCCTGCCCTATCTGTTTGCCGAGCTGGTGCTGGGACGACACACGCAGAAAAATCCGCTGGGCGCCATCCGGACCATCCGCCCCGGCTCGCCCTGGGTGCTCGTGGGCGGCCTGTGCGTGCTGACCGGCGTCTTCATCCTGAGCTACTATGCGGTCATTGCGGGCTGGACGTTCGGCTACATCTTCAAAAACCTGCTGTTTGCACACCTGGACTTCGGGCACTTCATCGCCAGCCCGTGGATCGTCATTCCACTGTTTGCGCTATTTCTGGGGCTGACGATGCTGGTGGTTTTCGGCGGGGTGGAGGAAGGGATCGAGCGCTGGTCGAAGGTGCTCATGCCGCTGCTGATTGGATTGATGATCGTCCTGATCGTGCGCTCGGTGACGTTGCCCGGCGCCGAAAAGGGCCTGGCATTCTACCTGAAGCCGGATTTTTCCAAGGTGACGGGCGAGGTGGTCGTGGCGGCGCTCGGGCAGGCGTTTTTCTCGCTGAGCCTGGGCATGGGCGCCATGATCACCTATGGTTCTTACCTGTCGCGGCATGAAGACGTGGTAGTGGCCGGCTCCTACGTGGCGCTTTTCGACACACTCATCGCACTGATGGCCGGTTTTATGATCTTTCCGGCCGTTTTTGCCACGGGACACGATCCGGCCAGTGGCCCGGCGCTGGTCTTCATCGTGCTGCCCGAGATCTTCCAGGCGCTGCCGCTGGGGAATCTGATCGGGGCCCTGTTTTTCCTGCTGCTGTCGATTGCCGCGCTGACGTCCACCGTTTCGCTGCTGGAAGTGGTGGTCGCCTACTTTGTGGACGAGCGGCGCTGGAGCCGGAAGAAGTCGGTCTGGACGGTAGGCGCGCTCACGTTCCTGATCGGATTGCCCTCGGCGCTGTCCCAGGGCACCGTGGCGGGACTGAGCAACATGGACTGGTTGTTCGGGGCGGACGGCCTGCTCGGACAGCACGACTTCCTGAGCATCATGGACGCCATCTGGGGCAACCTGGCACTGGCGCTGGGGGCGTTGCTGATCAGTATCTTCGTGGGGTGGGTCTGGGGCGCCGATCGGGCGGCCGAAGAGTTGCGGCAGGGCAGTCGGGTAGGACCCGGACTGGTGCGCGTGTGGCAGTTTTTCATCCGATACGTCTGCCCGGTGGTGATCTTCATCATTCTGCTGAACGTCTTCCGGGGCTATCTGGGTTGA